The following proteins are co-located in the Clostridia bacterium genome:
- a CDS encoding sigma 54-interacting transcriptional regulator, producing MAREVVSTILERCKQCYSCVRNCPTKAVKIENGQARVMQDRCIYCGNCVKMCSQDAKKILNSKLSVKKILRSDSKVFAIVAPSFPVQFHNKKDLIYRLKKMGFWQVWEVAVGAELVAQEYERLDYQNNRYISSTCPAIVNLIQKHYPHLIKYLAPVLSPAQATAKLIRLTVNSDDIKIVFIGPCVAKKWEAEEEGYKGLIDEVLTFEECEELFLEYATNDKENIPDQVFDGPAASLGYLFPVSGGLLKNINVYNDILSEEHEIVEGIKPCIELLECFEKTPYIKLADCLFCSGCISGPKVKDDSSLLERKGQILDYMRSIPLGEQVKGKLYIMELHIDLDREFADMHKQLAIPSEKEINEILRETGKQDIKDQLNCGACGYSSCREKAIAVYQGIAENQMCLPYLLSQKNYLLKSLEQRLDAEKRLTEELKGTINSSFDGICVTDGNGKILKINDAFEKMMDRGKDEIVGKNVKFLEEAKILYPSIGLIILRSKKPVTLIQSIRNQKEVLATGNPVFDSNGVLYRVIINIRDYEEIEQFRKQYDSIINNKNKKITSYLDTMRIISHSREFTSTLELARRVAKVDSTVLILGESGAGKEVVANFIYNLSDRKDKPFIKVNCASLPSSLIESELFGYETGAFTGAHRHGKPGMFELADKGIIFLDEIGELPLSQQVKLLRVIQEGAVMRIGGVSPIDIDVRIIAATNSDPGEMVKEGRFRADLYYRLNVVPITIPPLRERRDDIIPLMYFFLDVFNKKYRMNKTISKGVKQKFLEYEWPGNVRELRNIIERVVVTSKTNIISLYDLQSCFDSSAEYSEQKVRVNGIIPLRKALQEVEKQLLTQARSLYKTTYKIAEALEINQSTVVRKMQKYSMDQDKGE from the coding sequence TTGTCCAACCAAGGCGGTTAAAATAGAAAACGGACAGGCACGGGTGATGCAAGATCGCTGTATATATTGTGGTAATTGTGTAAAGATGTGTTCTCAAGATGCGAAAAAGATATTAAACAGCAAATTATCTGTTAAAAAAATTTTAAGGAGTGACAGCAAAGTATTTGCGATTGTCGCTCCTTCTTTTCCTGTGCAATTTCATAACAAAAAGGATTTAATTTATAGATTAAAGAAGATGGGTTTTTGGCAAGTGTGGGAAGTGGCCGTTGGTGCAGAATTGGTAGCACAAGAATACGAGAGGCTGGATTATCAAAACAACAGATATATAAGTTCTACCTGCCCGGCGATTGTTAACTTAATTCAAAAGCATTACCCTCATTTAATCAAGTATCTAGCACCGGTGCTTTCTCCCGCACAAGCTACGGCAAAACTGATAAGGCTTACTGTAAATTCAGATGACATAAAGATAGTATTTATAGGTCCTTGCGTAGCTAAAAAATGGGAGGCGGAAGAAGAGGGATATAAAGGATTAATAGACGAGGTGCTTACATTTGAAGAATGTGAAGAGTTGTTTTTAGAGTATGCTACAAACGATAAAGAAAATATACCTGATCAGGTATTTGATGGCCCTGCAGCTTCTCTAGGATATTTATTTCCTGTATCAGGAGGGTTGCTTAAAAATATAAATGTATACAACGATATATTATCTGAAGAACATGAAATAGTTGAGGGGATAAAACCATGCATTGAACTATTGGAATGTTTTGAAAAGACGCCTTACATAAAGCTAGCAGATTGCCTATTTTGTTCAGGATGCATCAGTGGTCCAAAAGTAAAAGATGATAGCAGCCTTTTGGAGAGAAAAGGTCAGATATTGGATTATATGAGAAGTATACCACTAGGAGAACAAGTCAAAGGCAAGTTATATATTATGGAATTACATATAGATTTGGACAGAGAATTTGCAGATATGCATAAACAGCTAGCTATTCCATCTGAGAAAGAGATAAATGAGATATTAAGGGAAACAGGTAAACAGGACATAAAAGACCAGTTAAATTGTGGTGCCTGTGGATATAGCTCCTGTAGAGAAAAGGCAATTGCAGTTTATCAGGGTATAGCAGAAAATCAGATGTGTTTGCCATATTTGCTATCACAGAAGAATTATCTGTTAAAATCATTAGAACAGAGACTGGATGCAGAAAAAAGGTTGACTGAGGAGTTAAAGGGCACTATCAATTCTTCTTTCGATGGTATATGTGTTACAGATGGAAACGGAAAGATATTGAAGATAAATGACGCTTTTGAGAAGATGATGGATAGGGGAAAAGATGAAATCGTTGGGAAGAATGTGAAGTTCTTGGAAGAAGCTAAGATTTTATACCCTTCAATCGGATTGATTATATTGAGGAGTAAAAAACCGGTAACTCTCATTCAGAGCATAAGAAATCAAAAAGAGGTGCTCGCCACCGGCAATCCTGTTTTTGATAGCAACGGGGTATTGTATAGGGTGATTATAAATATAAGGGATTATGAAGAGATAGAGCAATTTAGAAAGCAATACGACAGCATAATAAACAACAAAAATAAAAAAATCACATCTTATCTGGATACTATGAGGATAATATCCCATAGCAGGGAGTTTACATCTACTTTAGAATTGGCAAGAAGGGTGGCGAAAGTAGATTCTACTGTATTGATATTGGGTGAATCAGGAGCAGGAAAAGAGGTGGTGGCAAACTTTATATATAATTTAAGCGATAGGAAAGACAAACCTTTTATCAAGGTGAATTGTGCCAGCTTGCCTTCTTCTTTGATAGAATCGGAATTGTTCGGGTATGAAACCGGTGCTTTTACCGGTGCACACAGACATGGAAAACCGGGAATGTTTGAACTAGCCGATAAAGGCATTATATTCTTAGATGAAATAGGGGAATTGCCTTTATCACAACAGGTTAAGCTATTAAGAGTTATACAGGAAGGAGCTGTAATGAGGATAGGTGGAGTAAGCCCTATTGATATAGACGTGAGGATAATAGCTGCTACCAACAGTGATCCTGGTGAGATGGTAAAGGAGGGCAGGTTTAGGGCAGATTTATACTATCGTCTCAATGTAGTTCCAATAACTATACCTCCTTTAAGAGAAAGAAGAGATGATATAATCCCTCTTATGTACTTTTTTTTAGATGTTTTTAATAAAAAATATAGGATGAACAAAACCATATCTAAAGGGGTTAAACAAAAGTTTTTAGAATATGAATGGCCGGGGAATGTAAGAGAGTTGAGAAATATCATTGAGCGTGTTGTTGTTACTTCTAAAACAAATATAATCAGCCTTTATGATCTACAAAGTTGTTTTGATAGTAGTGCTGAATATAGTGAACAGAAAGTTAGAGTGAACGGGATTATACCCTTGAGAAAAGCGCTACAAGAGGTAGAAAAACAATTATTGACTCAGGCCAGGAGTTTATATAAAACTACTTATAAGATTGCCGAGGCCCTTGAGATAAACCAATCCACTGTTGTAAGGAAGATGCAAAAGTATTCAATGGATCAGGATAAAGGGGAATAA
- a CDS encoding (2Fe-2S) ferredoxin domain-containing protein, which yields MMIAYSCYQELKEYACNNLRQKEKENKNKIKIVVKYSKCSAAVGVKDIIDLFTQLIKEKNLQDVTLKITGCIGMCSMEPIIQIVFPDAKPVTYYRTDLDKARIIFLNHVIKGRIIYPWVLKQEEVTYNEYD from the coding sequence ATGATGATAGCCTATAGCTGCTACCAAGAGTTAAAAGAATATGCATGCAATAATCTGAGGCAGAAGGAGAAGGAAAATAAAAACAAAATAAAGATAGTAGTTAAATATAGCAAATGCAGTGCTGCTGTCGGAGTAAAAGATATTATAGATCTTTTTACACAATTGATAAAAGAAAAAAATCTCCAAGATGTAACATTGAAAATAACAGGTTGTATCGGGATGTGCAGTATGGAACCTATTATCCAAATAGTATTTCCAGATGCAAAGCCTGTGACTTATTATCGTACAGATTTAGATAAGGCAAGAATAATATTTTTAAATCATGTGATAAAAGGGCGGATTATCTATCCATGGGTGCTCAAGCAAGAGGAGGTAACGTATAATGAGTATGATTAG
- the nuoE gene encoding NADH-quinone oxidoreductase subunit NuoE has product MESIEEKARQVFEENKSKIDSIIQKYKAKPGALIPVLHEIQITTGFLPLEIQKRVAQGLDIPLSEVNSIVTFYSLFSEKPKGKYCIGVCKGTACYVKGSEKILKKLKEILKIEPGDTTDDGKFSIQVLRCLGACGLGPVITVNEKVYTLVTPDKMTHIMEQIEGGKDDDSL; this is encoded by the coding sequence ATGGAGAGCATTGAGGAAAAGGCAAGACAGGTATTTGAGGAAAATAAAAGTAAAATAGATAGCATCATACAAAAATATAAAGCAAAGCCGGGTGCGCTGATACCGGTATTGCATGAAATTCAAATAACTACAGGATTTCTTCCTTTAGAGATACAAAAAAGGGTAGCACAAGGGCTGGATATACCGTTGAGTGAGGTGAACAGTATAGTCACCTTTTATTCACTTTTTTCAGAAAAGCCTAAGGGAAAATATTGTATAGGAGTTTGTAAAGGCACTGCCTGTTATGTAAAAGGGTCAGAAAAAATTTTAAAAAAGTTGAAAGAGATTTTAAAAATAGAACCCGGGGATACCACGGATGATGGGAAGTTCAGCATACAAGTATTGAGATGTTTAGGGGCCTGTGGACTAGGGCCTGTGATTACTGTTAATGAAAAAGTTTATACCCTGGTTACTCCAGATAAAATGACACACATAATGGAACAGATAGAAGGAGGGAAAGATGATGATAGCCTATAG